Sequence from the Synechococcales cyanobacterium T60_A2020_003 genome:
CAAATTGCCCTGGATCATCGCCCCAACGTGATCATTGATGACGGTAGTGACGTGGTCGCTACCCTGGTTCAAGAGCGCCAGCACCAGATCGCTGATTTGATCGGAACCACCGAGGAAACCACCACCGGAATTGTGCGGCTCCGTGCCATGTTCAACGACGGGGTGCTGACCTTCCCAGCCATGAACGTCAACGATGCCGACACCAAGCACTTCTTTGACAACCGCTACGGAACAGGACAATCCACCCTCGACGGCATCATCCGAGCCACCAACATTCTCCTCGCCGGAAAAACGATTGTGGTTGCGGGTTACGGCTGGTGCGGTAAGGGAACGGCGCTGCGGGCGCGTGGTCTGGGTGCAAATGTCATCGTGACTGAGATCGATCCGGTGCGGGCGATCGAAGCCGCAATGGACGGCTTCCGCGTCCTGCCGATGGCCGTTGCCGCTCCTCAAGGGGATTTGTTCATTACCGTAACTGGGAACAAGCACGTCATCCGCAAAGAGCATTTTGAGGCGATGAAGGACGGGGCGATCGTCTGTAACTCAGGCCACTTTGATATTGAGATTGACCTCAAGTCCCTTAAGGGCATGGCTAGCGAGGTGAAGCAAGTTCGTAACTTTACCGAAGAGTATCGCCTGACCAATGGCAAGTCTGTGATTGTTCTTGGCGAAGGGCGTTTGGTGAACTTAGCCGCCGCCGAGGGACACCCCAGTGCAGTAATGGACATGAGCTTTGCCAACCAAGCCTTGGCCTGTGAGTACCTGGTGAAAAATAAGGGACAACTCCAACCCGGATTGCACTCCATTCCCACCGAACTTGATCGGGAAATCGCACGCCTCAAACTTCAGGCGATGGGCATTGCCATTGATTCCCTAACCGCCGAGCAGTTGGAGTATATCAATTCGTGGTCAATGGGAACCTGATCCTCCGGTTCTAAACTTTCATGATTGATAAGGGGTGCGATCGCACCCCTTTTTTAGCCTGTCGTTTATATGTCCCCCAGAGTTGCTATAGTTCTGATGAAGATTTTACGAATCGTTAAGCGGCGATCGCTCCCACCCTCTACCCTTGAAATTTAAGACTGGCATCACGATGCGCGTGATGGCATAAGGAGATACTGTGGCAAGACTTTCAACCGAATTGCAGCGTCATTTTTTTGAAGAAGAGCGATCGCTCACGGTAACCCTGCTGGATATTTTGGAACTGGCCGGAGAGCGTACCTTTGGCTTCCTGTTTGTCTTACTCTCATTGCCCTCGGCTCTACCTATCCCTGCCCCTGGCTACTCCGTGCCGTTTGGGATTGTCATTTTTCTGCTGGCAATTCAGCTTGTGATCGGGCGCGATCGCCCTTGGCTGCCGGAGAAAGTCAAGATGCATGCCATTCCACTGAAGCAGATTCAAGGGGTTTTAGATGCTGGATTACCCTGGTTACGCCGTATTGAAGGTATCTCCCGGCCTAGGCTTCCTTATGTCTGTACCAGTCTCCCCGGACGCACCCTCATTGGTGCTGCTATTAGCCTAATGGCAATCTCCATGATGATTCCCATTCCCCTAACCAACACGCTGCCTGCAATGGGCATTTTTGTAACCGGATTTGGTTTGCTAGATGATGACGGTGCGATCAGCCTCGGTGGGTTAACGCTATGTTTGATGGGACTAACCCTAACCTCATCAGTGCTGATCTTTGGGTACACCGCCGTTAGCGTCGCGATCGACTGGGCAAAACAGTGGATTTTTGCATTCGGTGGTTAATTCTGGCGGGTTGTCACATTCCTGAAGCCCAGCGTAGAAACCAGTAAGGCTGCTCAACTCCCTCAGAGAATAGGGCAGCCTTTCGTCGGTAGTTTATACGAAATCCTGCTATAGGGTGGCACTAAACCCCACCGCCTGACGGCACCTCCCCTACCCTGCGGGAAGCCGCTTCGCGTCTAGGGTAAGGGGAGGTTGGGAGGGGTCTCTGAAATAGTGCTTACGAATCGGAGTCCGTATTACCCGTAGGGCCTGTTCCGTAATCGGGAGTTACAGGTTGCGTTGGAATTCCTCAAGCAAGTCCATGAGGGTCACCTGTCCCTGCATCGGAATCAAATTGGCAAGAGGCACATCCAACTTTCCTCCCCCTAACTTGACCGAAATATTCTGGAGGATGCTAGAGACAGTGCTTTCGTTAATCCGTCCTTCCTCAAGAAGGGGATAAAGTTGCTCTGCCAGAACCGTGTGGAGGTGAGCATCTTTGAGGTAGAGGTGCCATTTCGCAACATCGATGTAAACGTTGTCGCCAATTTCAGACGCCAATGCCTCAAGGGTTTCGGTTGTATTTGCCATAATCGCTCCAGCATTCAGTATTCAATGGAGTTGATCCCACTCTACCGTGATCCCCCTCCATCCCTCTGTCTCTGTAGAAAGATTAAACAGATCGACTTTTGGGTGAGGCGTTTTCACGAAGTTCAGGTCTAAGCAATGCAGATAAAACGCATGCACCAACGCTATTTCGCCCTTAAACCAGACCCTATCGCACGGAGAAAGCCTCATCAAAGCGGCGCGTGATGGGTTCAATGAGGAACGTCAGCACACTCTTTTGACGAGTCACGATTTCTGCGGTCGCGGCCATACCAGGCGCTAAGGCCACCTCTTGCCCTCGAACCGGAATGCTGGTCTGACTGAGGACAATCCGGGCTGGATACACTAACCCCAATTGTTCATCTAGTTCTGCATTGGGGCTAATCTGTTCCAGGGTTCCGTTAATCGTGCCAAATTCCTGGAATGGGAAAGTCGCCACCTTGACTTTGGCGCGCATTCCCTCCGATACAAAGCCAATATCCCGGTTGAGAATCTTGACTTCCAGCACCAGCGTTTGACCATCGGGCAAGATCGACAACAGTTCCTCTCCCGGTTCGATCGTTCGTTCGCCTTCGGTGATGTCTAACTTATAGACTCGCCCGGATATGGGAGCACGGATCACACCGCCGTCGGTACGAATTTCAGCCTGATTTAACTGCCCCGTAACCTCCGCCAGTTCCTCCCGCCGACGGGCAAGCTGCGTCAGAATTTCGCTCTGCCGTTCGGATGCGAGTCGGTTGACGGTTGCTTGAGCTGCTTGTAATCCCTCTTCGCTCTGTCGAACGGTTTGTTGCTGAGCCTGAATTTCACGCTCAATGGTCGCCACTTGATCACGAGCTTCCGTCAGCCGATCCACCGCTTCCAGATAATCTAATCGAGCCACAATACCATCTGCGACTAAGCTAGACAGACTCGCTTCCCGTTGCTCTGCATTCGCCAGGGTTTCGCGGGCACTTTGCAGGTTTCCTTCCAGACGCGCCAGACGGGTCTTGTTTTCTTCTACAACCGATTTCTGGCGATTGACCTCAGCGATCGCCTCCTGTTGGCGAGTGTTGAATTCCTGCAACCGGGCTTCTAGAAGCTCATCCTGGAGCGCGGTTCCGGTAGACACATTGCCATCCCGTTCTGCTTCTAAACGGGCAATGTCCTGCTGAATCAGTTCTGCTCCGTCTTTCAGCCGTTCGACGTCCGCTGAGTTGAGGGTGGTGTCTTGGGTGATGAGCACGTCGCCCGCTTGAACGGAATCCCCTTCCTTGACGTTGATGCTCTCAATCACACCGCCCTCCAATGCCCGCACCGGACGCACCTGCTGTGAGGGAATCAGTTCACCATTGGCGATCGCCACTTCGTCTACCTTGCTGAAATGCGCCCAGGCGATCGCCCCAAAAATCAGGGCGGAGAGCGTTCCGGCCAACAGGCGCGTGTAGAGCGGTGGCAATTCCCGCACGGCCTTGCCTAGCTCATAGGATAAATAGTCCTCTGGCGACACAAACTGCTGACGAGTCTGACGGGCTTGGGCAGCAGCGGCGGTATCGGACGGTTGCATAGTCATGGGAAACCCTGGCAAATCAATCAGTGCATTACATGGCAGACGGTCAACCTAGGCTGAAGCGTTCTCCGTCTGAACCGCAGAATTTCAGGCGGGATGGGGATGGATTGATCCCCCTTACATGGTAGGATACGACCAATTATAAGAATTCACGATTGAGGTAAGACGGTTCATGGAAGTGGCATTGTTGCTTGCAAAGTTGCCAGAGGCGTATGCGCTATTCGATCCCCTGGTTGATGTTCTGCCGATTATCCCGGTATTCTTCCTCTTGCTCGCATTTGTATGGCAAGCTGCGGTTGGCTTTAAATAAGAATATATCTTTGACAGAGCTTATTGGGCTGTCGAGGCACTCTGGGTTCAGGGTGTCTTTTTCATTTTCATTAGAGAAGTGGAGGGGTGATGGGGTAAAGAGGGAATGACTGGGGCTGAGAAATGCGACTTCTGGTATGGAATACAGCAGAGTGTCGAAGCAACTTAACAGAAGTCACATCTCTGAATGCTCGCTAAGATCTTAAAAATATTAATAGGCATCTAAAAATATATTGGACATTCACCTGCTCTGCTTTTTATCGTAGTAGGTACGATTCGAGAAGGGTTGTGACCATTCACATATTGCTGGTTGAAGAGGGCTTCGTGAGATCAAGTTCCTCTTCCCGCTGTTAGACCACTTAGCTAAGCAGGATGTCGTATGAGCAAAGGGACGCTGTTCGATAAAGTTTGGGATTTGCACACCGTCGGAACCTTACCGTCGGGTCAAACACAGCTTTTTATTGGTCTGCATTTGATTCACGAGGTCACTAGTCCTCAAGCCTTTGCCATGCTGCGAGAGCGGGGATTAACAGTGATGTTCCCAGAGCGCACGGTGGCTACGGTGGATCACATCGTTCCGACAACGAACCAAGCCCGTCCCTTTGCGGATGATTTGGCCGAAGAAATGATGAGTGCGATTGAGCGCAACGCCAAGGAAAATAATATTCGCTTTTACAACGTTGGTTCCGGCAGTCAGGGCATTGTTCACGTCATCGCCCCAGAGCAGGGTTTGACTCAGCCCGGAATGACGATCGCCTGTGGAGACAGCCACACCTCTACCCACGGTGCCTTTGGGGCGATCGCCTTTGGCATTGGCACCAGCCAAGTTCGGGATGTTCTCGCCTCGCAAACCCTAGCCTTATCGAAGCTCAAGGTGCGTCGGGTGGAGGTGAATGGGACGCTGAATCCCGGTGTCTACGCGAAAGACGTGATTCTCCATATCATCCGCAAGCTCGGCGTAAAGGGTGGTGTGGGCTATGCCTACGAGTACGCCGGAACCACTTTCGAGCAGATGAGCATGGAAGAACGGATGACCGTCTGCAACATGGCGATCGAGGGTGGCGCACGCTGTGGCTATATCAATCCAGACCAAACCACCTACGACTATCTCAAAGGCCGTGATTTTGCGCCCAAAGGTGCGGAATGGGATCAGGCCGTTGAGTGGTGGAACAGCATTCGCAGTGACGCCGATGCCGAATATGACGATGTGGTGGTGTTTGATGCGGCAGACATCGCGCCGACGGTAACCTGGGGAATCACGCCCGGTCAGGGTATTGGCGTAGACGAGCAGGTTCCTACTCCCGATACGATGCCGGAAGATGAACGGGCGATTGCTGAAGAAGCTTACAAATATATGGATCTCCAGCCCGGACAGCCGATTCAGGGCACGCCGATTGACGTGTGCTTTATTGGAAGCTGCACCAACGGACGGATCGAAGATCTGCGCGAGGCTGCCAAAATCGCCAAGGGTCGCCGCGTTGCCTCAAATGTAATGGCGTTTGTGGTTCCGGGTTCGGAGCGGGTGAAGCAGCAGGCCGAAGCGGAAGGATTGCACGATATCTTCACAACTGCTGGATTTGAATGGCGCGAACCAGGCTGTTCCATGTGTCTAGCGATGAATCCGGATAAACTCCAAGGTCGGCAGATTAGCGCCTCTTCCTCCAATCGGAATTTTAAGGGACGGCAAGGTTCCTCTTCCGGTCGGACGTTGCTGATGAGTCCGGCAATGGTGGCCGCAGCGGCGATCGCTGGCAAGGTTACCGATGTCCGCGAAATGCTGTAAGCACGGGATATTGCATCATCCCACCCCTCCATCACTCCATCACCCCTCCACCCCACAAAAGGAGAATTATCCATCATGTCTAGCGAAGTTAAATCTGTTATCGGTCGTGGCATTCCTCTCGAAGGGAATGACATCGACACCGATCGCATCATTCCTGCCCGTTTTCTGCGTTGCGTCACCTTTGATGGTCTGGGCGAACACGCCTTTGAGGACGATCGCCAACAGCTCAACGGTGCCCATGCCTTTGATCAACCCCAGTACCAAGGCGCAAAAGTCCTCGTTGTCAATCGCAATTTTGGCTGTGGTTCCTCCCGCGAACACGCACCCCAGGCGATCGCCAAATGGGGCATCCAAGCCTTAGTCGGTGAAAGTTTTGCCGAAATTTTCTTTGGCAACTGCGTAGCGATGGGGATTCCCTGTGTTACCGCTAGTTCCGACGATGTAAAGGCACTGCAAGGGGCGATCGCTGCTAATCCGCAAGCAACAGTGAATCTCAACTTGGACACGATGCAAGCCTCCTGTGGTGATGTGACGATTTCCGTTGAGATGGGGGCTGGCCCACGTCAGATGTTCCTCGGGGGAACCTGGGATGCTTGCGGTCAGTTGGTGGCGCAGGCTGAGCAGATTAAAGCCACCGCCGCACAATTGCCCTATGTGAGCTGGTCGCACGCTTAGGTTGAGTGGAAGGCTCTGTAAATAGGTATCACTGACTCTACAGAGCCTTCGGGCTACTATTGGAGTAACTCATCGATTCTGTGCAGCCTATGAACACTGAAACGATTACGCTTGAAGTGTCTCAAGATATCTTGAACGAACTTTCTACTGAAGCGTTACAGCTAAACCTGCCCTTGTCTGAATACATTTTGCGTATCTTATCTATGCGGAAAACATGAGGCAATTTACCTAAAACGGGAGCAGAGCTGATTGCTTATTGGCAAAACGAAGGAGTCATCAACTCACGACCTGATATCACTGATAGTCAAGCCTATGCTCGTCAGTTGCGTCTTAATGCAGAAACGCAAGAGCATAGCTAGGATAACTAGAGATGTACCTATTGGACACTGATGTTTTGATCGACATCCAAAGAGGTCATGCTCCTGCAATTGCTTGGTTTGCTGGCTTGCAAGACTTGCCTATTGTTCCTGGCTTTGTCGTTATGGAGCTCATTCAAGATGCTAAAAATACACAGCAAGTTCGCAATGCTCTCAAATTAACTGCTTCATTTTCCATTGTCTGGCCTACTGAAGTTGATTGTGTCCGTGCTTTATCAAGCTTCACAGCCTATCACTTATCACACAGCCTAGGACTTCTGGATGCTTTAATTGCGGTTTGTGCAGTTGGTTTGGGTGCTACTCTTTTCACGTTCAACGTTAAGCATTATCGAGTTGTACCCGATCTGGTCACCGCCCAACCTTACACACGCTGACTGCAAGTTGACAGCAGCCAACGGATGAAACTACTGGCTTAAATATCAAGGTTATCTGTCGCCACTGTATTTCACTGTTCATGAAATTTGCGCTACGTTGACGAAGACTAAACGTATGTTTTGCATGTGCGATCGCTATCAGGAGTAGCAAACATTTTCCCTGTGACTTCATCGATTGATTTTGTACAACCTCTAGCGGCGATCGCCCTT
This genomic interval carries:
- the ahcY gene encoding adenosylhomocysteinase gives rise to the protein QIALDHRPNVIIDDGSDVVATLVQERQHQIADLIGTTEETTTGIVRLRAMFNDGVLTFPAMNVNDADTKHFFDNRYGTGQSTLDGIIRATNILLAGKTIVVAGYGWCGKGTALRARGLGANVIVTEIDPVRAIEAAMDGFRVLPMAVAAPQGDLFITVTGNKHVIRKEHFEAMKDGAIVCNSGHFDIEIDLKSLKGMASEVKQVRNFTEEYRLTNGKSVIVLGEGRLVNLAAAEGHPSAVMDMSFANQALACEYLVKNKGQLQPGLHSIPTELDREIARLKLQAMGIAIDSLTAEQLEYINSWSMGT
- a CDS encoding exopolysaccharide biosynthesis protein, whose product is MARLSTELQRHFFEEERSLTVTLLDILELAGERTFGFLFVLLSLPSALPIPAPGYSVPFGIVIFLLAIQLVIGRDRPWLPEKVKMHAIPLKQIQGVLDAGLPWLRRIEGISRPRLPYVCTSLPGRTLIGAAISLMAISMMIPIPLTNTLPAMGIFVTGFGLLDDDGAISLGGLTLCLMGLTLTSSVLIFGYTAVSVAIDWAKQWIFAFGG
- a CDS encoding DUF3181 family protein translates to MANTTETLEALASEIGDNVYIDVAKWHLYLKDAHLHTVLAEQLYPLLEEGRINESTVSSILQNISVKLGGGKLDVPLANLIPMQGQVTLMDLLEEFQRNL
- a CDS encoding HlyD family type I secretion periplasmic adaptor subunit encodes the protein MQPSDTAAAAQARQTRQQFVSPEDYLSYELGKAVRELPPLYTRLLAGTLSALIFGAIAWAHFSKVDEVAIANGELIPSQQVRPVRALEGGVIESINVKEGDSVQAGDVLITQDTTLNSADVERLKDGAELIQQDIARLEAERDGNVSTGTALQDELLEARLQEFNTRQQEAIAEVNRQKSVVEENKTRLARLEGNLQSARETLANAEQREASLSSLVADGIVARLDYLEAVDRLTEARDQVATIEREIQAQQQTVRQSEEGLQAAQATVNRLASERQSEILTQLARRREELAEVTGQLNQAEIRTDGGVIRAPISGRVYKLDITEGERTIEPGEELLSILPDGQTLVLEVKILNRDIGFVSEGMRAKVKVATFPFQEFGTINGTLEQISPNAELDEQLGLVYPARIVLSQTSIPVRGQEVALAPGMAATAEIVTRQKSVLTFLIEPITRRFDEAFSVR
- a CDS encoding photosystem II reaction center protein K, which codes for MEVALLLAKLPEAYALFDPLVDVLPIIPVFFLLLAFVWQAAVGFK
- the leuC gene encoding 3-isopropylmalate dehydratase large subunit, which produces MSKGTLFDKVWDLHTVGTLPSGQTQLFIGLHLIHEVTSPQAFAMLRERGLTVMFPERTVATVDHIVPTTNQARPFADDLAEEMMSAIERNAKENNIRFYNVGSGSQGIVHVIAPEQGLTQPGMTIACGDSHTSTHGAFGAIAFGIGTSQVRDVLASQTLALSKLKVRRVEVNGTLNPGVYAKDVILHIIRKLGVKGGVGYAYEYAGTTFEQMSMEERMTVCNMAIEGGARCGYINPDQTTYDYLKGRDFAPKGAEWDQAVEWWNSIRSDADAEYDDVVVFDAADIAPTVTWGITPGQGIGVDEQVPTPDTMPEDERAIAEEAYKYMDLQPGQPIQGTPIDVCFIGSCTNGRIEDLREAAKIAKGRRVASNVMAFVVPGSERVKQQAEAEGLHDIFTTAGFEWREPGCSMCLAMNPDKLQGRQISASSSNRNFKGRQGSSSGRTLLMSPAMVAAAAIAGKVTDVREML
- the leuD gene encoding 3-isopropylmalate dehydratase small subunit, producing MSSEVKSVIGRGIPLEGNDIDTDRIIPARFLRCVTFDGLGEHAFEDDRQQLNGAHAFDQPQYQGAKVLVVNRNFGCGSSREHAPQAIAKWGIQALVGESFAEIFFGNCVAMGIPCVTASSDDVKALQGAIAANPQATVNLNLDTMQASCGDVTISVEMGAGPRQMFLGGTWDACGQLVAQAEQIKATAAQLPYVSWSHA
- a CDS encoding PIN domain-containing protein; translation: MYLLDTDVLIDIQRGHAPAIAWFAGLQDLPIVPGFVVMELIQDAKNTQQVRNALKLTASFSIVWPTEVDCVRALSSFTAYHLSHSLGLLDALIAVCAVGLGATLFTFNVKHYRVVPDLVTAQPYTR